The Petrocella atlantisensis genome has a window encoding:
- a CDS encoding DUF4386 domain-containing protein, with protein MKTSNNNPIRFWSITSGISLLIMAIAAGYAYGFSFNQIYVENNTLQTMTNIQSNSTLFYSGAIVWCLILATDIIVSYGFYRFLKPIHKPIALISGCLRLTYSVFLAIGIAFLFGKNTEQFLKMWSLGLFIIGFHLVITGIGAFLSTETPKLFGVLLIIAGISYSLIHGLQNFVPQAISLAAYIESFLTIPMTVGELSFGIWLLIKGGRKINQQPSNDPVPDAS; from the coding sequence ATGAAAACTTCTAATAATAACCCAATACGTTTCTGGAGCATAACCTCCGGGATTTCTTTACTAATCATGGCCATAGCGGCTGGTTATGCCTATGGCTTCTCATTCAACCAAATCTATGTAGAAAATAATACTCTACAGACGATGACAAACATACAATCAAATAGCACCTTATTCTATTCAGGTGCTATTGTATGGTGTCTTATCCTTGCCACAGACATAATTGTCTCTTATGGATTTTACAGATTTTTGAAACCAATCCATAAGCCAATTGCTCTAATCTCAGGTTGTCTTCGGCTTACATACTCAGTCTTTTTAGCAATCGGTATCGCCTTCCTTTTCGGAAAAAACACTGAGCAATTTTTAAAAATGTGGTCACTTGGTTTGTTTATTATCGGCTTCCACCTTGTAATAACAGGTATTGGAGCCTTCTTAAGCACTGAAACACCAAAGTTATTTGGGGTTCTATTGATTATTGCAGGAATAAGCTATAGTCTAATCCATGGTCTTCAAAATTTTGTACCTCAGGCAATATCCCTTGCCGCATATATTGAATCTTTTCTTACTATACCTATGACTGTCGGTGAACTCTCTTTCGGTATATGGCTATTGATTAAAGGCGGTCGAAAAATCAATCAACAACCTTCAAATGACCCTGTCCCAGACGCCTCTTGA
- the arr gene encoding NAD(+)--rifampin ADP-ribosyltransferase, translating to MDNKQDILDNGPFFHGTKAELKIGDFLEPQHLSNYQDKKSNYIYFTATLEAAKWGAELATSSFKERIYIVEPVGDFENDPNLTDKRYPGNPTRSYRSKSPLKIIAELGSWDRHSDEEINNMLLALKK from the coding sequence ATGGATAACAAGCAGGATATATTAGATAACGGCCCTTTTTTTCATGGTACTAAAGCAGAGTTGAAAATTGGAGACTTTTTAGAACCACAACATCTATCAAATTACCAAGATAAAAAATCCAACTATATCTATTTTACAGCAACATTAGAAGCTGCAAAATGGGGTGCTGAATTGGCAACATCTAGCTTTAAGGAAAGAATTTATATTGTAGAACCAGTAGGCGATTTTGAAAATGATCCAAACTTAACGGACAAAAGATATCCCGGTAACCCTACACGTTCATATCGGTCAAAGTCTCCTTTGAAAATAATTGCTGAATTAGGGTCATGGGATAGACATTCCGATGAGGAAATAAATAATATGCTTCTAGCTTTAAAAAAGTAA
- a CDS encoding serine hydrolase domain-containing protein codes for MSKKKQIKRILRIILAIATVISMFFVPWILVRAWLAPLPETVQEQVNEAIGLGFDGIIVYVDQGGKEPTFYASGWKNRENKIPADPHSLFKIASIGKLYDAVAITKLVNDKGLSLDKTLVDFFPELEGRIENAERITLKMMVQHRSGIPNLTDAPDFWTNPPENNKEALERVLDLPAKFEPGEDYEYSNTNYLLLSEIIEKVLGYGKFQYIKEEILIPLGLKNTFGSMHDVNMNDVMSGYYVGIEEDIKTDDYGSMIASAEDVGIFLRALNDGSLFDEGEEAIYSSIYEYGHTGLIPGYQSIAKYHQDIDTVVIQFVNTTNFDGYTWNLSEIVYNRIIRILHKK; via the coding sequence ATGTCAAAAAAGAAACAAATAAAAAGAATACTTAGAATAATCTTGGCAATTGCAACCGTAATATCCATGTTTTTCGTGCCATGGATTTTGGTGAGAGCATGGTTAGCGCCATTACCGGAAACTGTTCAAGAACAGGTTAATGAAGCAATTGGACTCGGATTTGATGGCATTATTGTTTATGTGGACCAAGGAGGAAAAGAACCTACTTTTTATGCTTCAGGTTGGAAAAATAGGGAGAACAAAATACCAGCCGATCCCCATTCATTATTTAAGATTGCAAGTATTGGTAAGTTATATGATGCTGTTGCTATCACCAAATTGGTAAATGATAAAGGCTTGTCTTTGGATAAAACACTCGTTGATTTCTTTCCTGAACTTGAGGGAAGAATTGAAAATGCAGAAAGAATAACCTTGAAAATGATGGTGCAGCATCGAAGTGGCATTCCTAATTTGACGGACGCTCCAGATTTCTGGACAAACCCACCAGAAAACAATAAGGAAGCACTTGAACGCGTACTTGATTTGCCGGCTAAATTTGAACCTGGTGAAGATTACGAATATTCAAATACCAATTATTTATTGCTATCTGAAATCATTGAAAAGGTATTGGGTTATGGCAAATTCCAATACATCAAAGAGGAAATTCTGATCCCTCTCGGGCTAAAAAATACTTTCGGTTCGATGCATGATGTGAATATGAACGATGTGATGAGTGGTTACTACGTTGGCATTGAGGAAGATATTAAAACGGATGATTATGGCTCAATGATAGCGTCAGCAGAAGATGTGGGTATATTTCTAAGGGCATTAAACGATGGGTCATTGTTTGATGAAGGGGAAGAAGCAATCTATTCTTCAATATACGAGTATGGCCATACTGGATTGATTCCCGGCTATCAGAGTATTGCCAAATACCACCAAGATATTGATACAGTAGTTATTCAATTTGTGAACACAACTAATTTTGACGGATACACTTGGAATCTGTCGGAAATCGTATATAACCGTATTATCAGGATTCTGCACAAGAAATAA
- a CDS encoding Crp/Fnr family transcriptional regulator gives MKEERISSAILDKLVNVIKSYSELDVKVLREMVDHIPVQLFRKGTVLIEQGDVPKQCFFILEGCARKFSVDLEGKEVTSDFFTENQSITIFTEGENIESPYSVVCLEDSIMIVGELDEQDSELKKYPEFENIVLKLMQAGMGELQDTFASFIRMTPEERVKHMMGKRPELFTRVPGYQLASYLGLTPESLSRIKRRLGQGHLKVVD, from the coding sequence ATGAAAGAAGAAAGAATTAGCAGCGCTATATTGGACAAACTTGTTAATGTTATAAAAAGCTACAGTGAACTGGATGTGAAGGTCCTTCGTGAGATGGTGGACCATATTCCTGTGCAGTTGTTTAGAAAAGGTACCGTTTTAATTGAACAAGGGGATGTTCCCAAACAGTGCTTCTTCATTCTAGAAGGGTGTGCAAGAAAATTTTCAGTGGATCTTGAGGGCAAAGAGGTGACATCAGATTTTTTTACAGAAAACCAAAGTATTACCATATTTACTGAAGGTGAAAATATCGAATCACCTTATTCTGTCGTATGTCTGGAAGATTCTATCATGATTGTTGGTGAGTTAGATGAGCAGGACAGTGAGCTTAAGAAGTATCCTGAATTTGAAAACATCGTTTTGAAATTGATGCAGGCTGGCATGGGTGAGTTACAGGACACTTTTGCCTCTTTCATACGAATGACTCCGGAAGAAAGAGTTAAACACATGATGGGCAAAAGGCCTGAATTGTTCACCAGGGTTCCTGGCTATCAACTGGCCAGTTACCTAGGTCTAACACCAGAATCATTGAGTCGAATCAAGAGGCGTCTGGGACAGGGTCATTTGAAGGTTGTTGATTGA